In the Spirochaetota bacterium genome, CGTATTATGGCCCCATGGCCGATGGTCACACCGTCGCCGATGCGGGTGCCCACGGTCAAGTCACTGTGGAGGACTGTGTTGTCCTGGATATTGGTGTTCGATCCGACGGTAATCTTTCCCTCGTCGCCGCGTACCACGGCATTGAACCAAATGCTTGAGCCCTGACCGATTTCAACGTCTCCGTAAATACGGGCCCCCTCGGCAATAAAGACCGATTCATGGATCCGGGGCTTCAGTATCTGTCTCTTTTCATTATTTGACATTGTTTAATTCTCCGTAAGTCGAATGTTTATAAGTGTAACAACGGGGAAGCGAATGAGAAAAAACATTGTTATAGCACTGATTTCCGAGGTCCATGTTCCTAACCGGTGAAGGGAAAGAGAAGAAACACGGCAATATCCCAAACCGTATGGCTGATTATGTTGATAACAATTGAACCATACCTTAAATAGAGAAATCCCCAGAAGATGCCGCAAACCAGCGCGGCCAGAACCAGCATTATATTGCCGCTTGCCGCATGGATGCCCGTATAGATGGCGGTCGCCAGTACATATCCGGTCCATCCGCCGCAGTGACTGGAAAAGCGTTTTTGGAGAAATCCGCGCCAGAACAATTCCTCGCCTGGACCGATGATCAATGCCATAAGGATCATGATCCTGAGAGGCGCCGCGCCTCCTTTGAATCCATAAATTGCGTCAATATTCCCGCCTGCGAAGCTGAAGATATGTCGAGATAGAACATTGCCTATGAAAAAAACGGCAAAGAGAATAAAGGCCGCACCGAGACCGGCGATGATTTTTCGCGATGTATCTGTTTTCATATCCAGGGCAAAGGATGTGAAGTAATCATGATCTATCAATATGCCGGCGGAAATAAGCAGGATCAGCGCGATACTCATCCACCACCAGAAATCAAGAAATCCGATGCCGCGAAATATGAATAAGGGGATGAACAAAAGCGAAGCGGCAATTGAGAAGAGAACCGTCACTGCGGGATGTTTATCAATAGCTGCTGTTTTCATGTTGTATCATAGTGTGGCTAAGTGGCGGATGCGATGGGGAACGCCGTTCACCTTCTCATATCCCATGCTGCCTGGATCTCCCGCGACTCCATGACGCCGCCGGGGAGATGCGCAATCGCCGAATAGACCATGGCCCAGGCTACGGCCCGTGCCTGGATCGCGCGGTAGGGTCTGAGGGGGCCCGCCATGAGAGGATTGAGTATCCGGGCAAGGGCGCTGCCGATCTTTTCGGCTGCGCGGACTTCCTGACGGTCTCCCAGGAGGAGCGACGGGCGGAATATATGGACAGACTCGTAGGGAAGGGCCCGTACCGCCGCTTCGACCTCGCCCTTCACGCGGTTGTAGAAGATCCTTGAACGGGGATTCGATCCCATAGCCGTGATGATGAAGTAACGCTTTGAGCCCCGTGACGCGGCCTCCCGTGCAAGGGTCACGGGATAGGTGAAGTCAACTTTCCGGAATGCCTCCTGTGAGCCGGCCTTTTTAATTGTGGTGCCGAGACAGCAGAAGATGTCATCGGCCTTTATAGCGTCGCGGATTGAGGCCGAATCATCGAAGTCGACTACATGCTGGCTAAGCTTCGGGTGCGTGATCGAAAGGGGTCTGCGCACCAGGGCATGCACTTGATTATAGTAGGGCGTATCGAGGAGGAACTCCAGGCAATGGCCGCCGGTGAGGCCGCTTGCGCCGGCTATGAGGGCCGTTTTACCCTGCGCGGGTTTTGATTTCGCCGCGGTCTTCTGCCCGGCCTTGGGCCTAGGTGTTTTCCGAGAATCCGTCTTTTTTTTTGCCATGGCGATCCTCCCCCGGAATATGCTTGCAGATCAGCAAGGGAGAGTGTTGCCGATATGCATGGGTCCGTCAAGAAGTTTCGAACCTGCCGGTTGATGATATGCTATTTCTTGCTGAAAAACTGCAAACTGCCGGCTGATATTTTTCATTGACAGTAGATGAAATCCTGCTGGATTTCAAGATCTGGATGGTAGAAC is a window encoding:
- a CDS encoding oxidoreductase → MAKKKTDSRKTPRPKAGQKTAAKSKPAQGKTALIAGASGLTGGHCLEFLLDTPYYNQVHALVRRPLSITHPKLSQHVVDFDDSASIRDAIKADDIFCCLGTTIKKAGSQEAFRKVDFTYPVTLAREAASRGSKRYFIITAMGSNPRSRIFYNRVKGEVEAAVRALPYESVHIFRPSLLLGDRQEVRAAEKIGSALARILNPLMAGPLRPYRAIQARAVAWAMVYSAIAHLPGGVMESREIQAAWDMRR
- a CDS encoding CPBP family intramembrane metalloprotease, with amino-acid sequence MKTAAIDKHPAVTVLFSIAASLLFIPLFIFRGIGFLDFWWWMSIALILLISAGILIDHDYFTSFALDMKTDTSRKIIAGLGAAFILFAVFFIGNVLSRHIFSFAGGNIDAIYGFKGGAAPLRIMILMALIIGPGEELFWRGFLQKRFSSHCGGWTGYVLATAIYTGIHAASGNIMLVLAALVCGIFWGFLYLRYGSIVINIISHTVWDIAVFLLFPFTG